From a region of the Pseudomonadales bacterium genome:
- the gatA gene encoding Asp-tRNA(Asn)/Glu-tRNA(Gln) amidotransferase subunit GatA → MHDLSLDAIRAALAQREFSALEIADHFLDRIARLDPQLNAFITVDPDTTRAQARAADAALASGSTGPLCGVPIAHKDIFCTAGMRTSCGSRMLDNFVPPYDATVVEHLTAAGCVTLGKTNMDEFAMGSSNETSFYGPVRNPWDRERVPGGSSGGSAAAVAARLAPAATATDTGGSIRQPAALCGLTGLKPTYGRVSRHGMIAFASSLDQGGVLARSAADAALLLTAMAGFDARDSTSTDAPVPDYSASLGADIAGIRIGVPKEYFDSGLHPGAERAVREGLAELERLGARLCEISLPHSPLAVPAYYVIAPAECSTNLARYDGVRYGYRCADPKDLRDMYSRSRAEGFGDEVKRRILVGTYALSAGYYDAYYRKAQQIRRLIAEDFRAAFAAVDVIAGPSSPSPAFRFGEKSSDPVTMYLEDIYTIAANLAGVPALSIPAGLADGLPVGLQLIGRHLDEARILNVAHRFQQVTDWHLHRPGDID, encoded by the coding sequence ATGCATGACCTTTCACTTGACGCGATCCGCGCCGCACTCGCGCAGCGCGAGTTCTCCGCACTCGAAATTGCCGACCATTTTCTGGATCGCATCGCGCGCCTGGACCCGCAGCTCAACGCGTTCATCACGGTGGACCCGGACACGACACGAGCCCAGGCACGCGCTGCCGATGCCGCACTGGCCAGCGGCAGCACGGGGCCGCTGTGCGGCGTTCCGATCGCTCACAAGGACATCTTCTGCACTGCCGGCATGCGTACCTCGTGCGGATCGCGGATGCTCGACAACTTCGTACCGCCGTACGACGCGACCGTCGTCGAGCACCTGACTGCCGCCGGATGCGTCACCCTCGGCAAGACCAATATGGACGAGTTCGCGATGGGCTCGTCGAACGAAACGAGCTTCTACGGCCCGGTGCGCAACCCGTGGGACCGCGAACGCGTACCCGGCGGCTCTTCTGGCGGCTCTGCGGCAGCGGTGGCAGCGCGCCTTGCGCCGGCGGCAACCGCAACCGATACCGGTGGTTCGATTCGCCAGCCGGCTGCACTGTGCGGACTGACCGGGCTCAAGCCAACCTACGGGAGGGTTTCGCGCCACGGCATGATCGCGTTTGCTTCCAGCCTCGACCAGGGCGGTGTGCTCGCGCGTTCGGCGGCCGATGCGGCCTTGTTGCTCACGGCGATGGCCGGCTTCGACGCACGCGACTCGACCAGCACCGATGCGCCGGTACCCGACTACAGCGCAAGCCTCGGCGCCGACATCGCCGGAATCCGCATCGGTGTGCCGAAGGAATACTTCGATTCCGGCCTGCACCCGGGAGCCGAACGGGCAGTGCGTGAAGGCCTGGCCGAACTGGAGCGCCTCGGTGCACGGCTGTGCGAAATCAGCCTGCCGCATTCCCCACTGGCGGTTCCGGCCTACTACGTGATCGCACCGGCGGAGTGCTCGACCAATCTCGCACGCTACGACGGGGTGCGCTACGGCTATCGCTGTGCCGATCCGAAGGATCTGCGCGACATGTATTCACGCAGCCGCGCCGAAGGCTTCGGTGACGAGGTCAAGCGGCGCATCCTGGTCGGCACCTACGCGTTGTCGGCGGGCTATTACGACGCCTACTACCGCAAGGCGCAGCAGATCCGCCGCCTGATCGCCGAGGACTTTCGCGCCGCATTCGCTGCAGTCGACGTGATCGCCGGTCCTTCGTCACCGTCACCAGCGTTCCGCTTCGGTGAAAAGAGCTCGGATCCGGTCACGATGTACCTGGAAGACATCTACACGATCGCGGCAAACCTCGCCGGCGTCCCCGCACTGTCGATTCCAGCCGGTCTGGCCGATGGGTTGCCCGTGGGCCTGCAGCTCATCGGCAGGCATCTCGACGAGGCCAGGATCCTCAACGTCGCACACCGCTTCCAGCAGGTAACCGACTGGCATCTGCACCGGCCGGGCGACATCGACTGA
- the prmC gene encoding peptide chain release factor N(5)-glutamine methyltransferase — translation MSAAVVAGEVAVAVGALLAAGCTRLPEPDARIDAELLLAHVLGCSRTRLFAYPEAEVDAASRARFLALLERRRAGEPLAYLLGRQAFWSLDIVLDGSTLVPRPETELLVELALERGAARAVEVLDLGTGSGAIALALASERPAWRVLGIDRDPAAVHLARANAERLGLGNVAFAAGDWFAGLEGRRFELVVANPPYIADGDPCLAAPGVCREPRHALVAGSDGLDALRRIVAAAAQHLSSDGWLLCEHGAAQGAALRALFAAAGFAAIATQRDLAGHERVTLGRIGESSRHERSHAP, via the coding sequence ATGAGCGCTGCGGTTGTTGCCGGCGAGGTGGCGGTGGCGGTCGGTGCGCTGCTCGCCGCGGGGTGCACACGACTGCCGGAGCCCGATGCGCGGATCGACGCCGAGCTGCTGCTTGCGCACGTGCTCGGGTGCAGCCGCACCCGGTTGTTCGCGTACCCGGAAGCCGAGGTCGACGCCGCTTCACGTGCTCGCTTCCTTGCGCTGCTCGAACGCCGGCGAGCCGGCGAGCCGCTCGCCTACCTGCTCGGGCGGCAGGCGTTCTGGTCGCTCGATATCGTGCTCGACGGCAGCACGCTGGTGCCGCGACCGGAGACCGAGCTGCTGGTCGAGCTGGCGCTTGAGCGAGGGGCTGCGCGAGCGGTGGAGGTGCTCGATCTCGGCACCGGCAGTGGGGCGATCGCGCTCGCGCTGGCGAGCGAACGACCTGCGTGGCGAGTGCTGGGGATCGATCGCGATCCGGCTGCGGTGCACCTCGCCCGTGCGAATGCCGAGCGACTCGGACTGGGCAACGTTGCATTCGCAGCGGGCGACTGGTTCGCCGGGCTCGAGGGGCGGCGTTTCGAGCTGGTGGTCGCCAATCCACCCTATATAGCCGATGGGGATCCCTGTCTTGCTGCGCCGGGGGTGTGTCGCGAGCCGCGCCACGCGTTGGTGGCGGGCAGCGATGGACTCGATGCACTGCGCCGGATCGTTGCTGCGGCAGCGCAGCATCTGTCGTCGGACGGCTGGCTGCTGTGCGAGCACGGTGCCGCACAGGGCGCGGCGCTGCGCGCGCTGTTCGCGGCCGCGGGCTTTGCGGCGATTGCGACGCAGCGTGACCTCGCCGGTCACGAACGGGTCACGCTGGGTCGGATCGGGGAGTCGTCGCGACACGAGCGGAGCCATGCACCATGA
- the moeB gene encoding molybdopterin-synthase adenylyltransferase MoeB, with product MNDEQLLRYSRHILLPAIDVAGQQRLLDASVLIVGLGGLGSPAALYLAASGVGRLRLVDADRVELSNLQRQIIHAQARIGEFKAESAAAGVGALNPEVDVEAFACQADAALLDRLVPGVDLVLDCCDNAASRRVINAATRRHRVPLVSAAAIGWEGQLAVFDSREPGAACYECLYPDTGDDPAAACAHSGIAAPVVGTMGVLQALQALKFICGAGTVAAGELLVFDGLALDFHRLRIGRRAGCPGCS from the coding sequence ATGAACGACGAGCAACTGCTGCGTTACAGCCGCCACATCCTGCTGCCCGCGATCGACGTCGCGGGCCAGCAGCGGCTGCTCGATGCCAGCGTACTCATCGTGGGCCTCGGCGGGTTGGGCTCGCCGGCAGCCCTGTATCTGGCGGCAAGCGGTGTGGGGCGGCTGCGGCTGGTCGACGCCGACCGCGTCGAGCTGTCGAACCTGCAACGCCAGATCATTCATGCCCAGGCGCGCATCGGTGAGTTCAAGGCCGAATCGGCCGCCGCCGGCGTCGGCGCGCTGAACCCCGAGGTCGACGTGGAGGCCTTCGCCTGTCAGGCCGACGCGGCGTTGCTCGATCGCCTCGTGCCGGGCGTCGATCTGGTGCTCGACTGTTGCGACAACGCGGCGTCGCGGCGCGTGATCAATGCCGCCACGCGGCGTCATCGCGTACCGCTGGTCAGTGCAGCGGCCATCGGCTGGGAGGGACAGCTCGCGGTATTCGATTCGCGCGAGCCGGGCGCAGCGTGCTACGAGTGCCTGTATCCCGACACCGGTGACGACCCCGCGGCGGCCTGCGCGCACAGCGGGATCGCCGCTCCGGTGGTCGGCACCATGGGCGTGCTGCAGGCATTGCAGGCGCTGAAGTTCATCTGCGGTGCGGGAACCGTGGCGGCCGGGGAACTGCTGGTGTTCGACGGCCTGGCGCTCGATTTCCATCGTCTGCGCATCGGGCGGCGTGCAGGCTGCCCGGGCTGCAGCTGA
- the rhlB gene encoding ATP-dependent RNA helicase RhlB has translation MQEQTDAAGITAPGPTVSFRELGLPEPLLRAVDDLGFVRCTPIQQEVLPCTLLGHDCIGKAQTGTGKTAAFLLTILSDLLGTPAEEPRYVGEPRALVIAPTRELVLQIARDAADLARHTDLHIVTLIGGVDYDRQRQQLESRLVDILVATPGRLMDFHSQRQIHLDRIELLVIDEADRMLDMGFIPQVRRIVRQTPPKTHRQTMFFSATFTEEVVSLSDQWTHHPVRVEIEPESVASKDVEQIVYLVEADRKLDLLLNLLQQPEALSVMVFANRRDQVRRLHERLERAGVSCGILSGEVAQPKRVKTLEAFREGRHRVLVATDVAGRGIHVEGVTHVVNYTLPEDPDDYVHRIGRTGRAGASGTSISFACEDDAFLLPSIEALLGQKLACVHPGPELLASHRRR, from the coding sequence ATGCAGGAACAGACCGACGCGGCGGGCATCACCGCCCCCGGACCCACCGTGAGTTTCCGCGAGCTCGGGCTGCCGGAGCCGCTGCTGCGAGCGGTCGACGACCTGGGCTTCGTGCGCTGCACGCCGATCCAGCAGGAGGTATTGCCCTGCACGCTGCTCGGGCACGACTGCATCGGCAAGGCGCAGACCGGTACCGGCAAGACGGCGGCGTTCCTGCTTACGATCCTGAGCGACCTGCTGGGCACGCCAGCGGAGGAGCCGCGCTACGTCGGTGAGCCGCGGGCGCTGGTGATCGCCCCGACACGTGAACTGGTGCTGCAGATCGCCCGGGATGCCGCGGATCTGGCACGTCACACGGACCTCCACATCGTCACCCTGATCGGCGGGGTCGACTACGATCGCCAGCGCCAGCAGCTCGAGAGTCGTCTGGTCGACATTCTGGTCGCGACACCCGGACGGCTGATGGATTTCCACAGCCAGCGTCAGATCCACCTCGATCGCATCGAGCTGCTGGTGATCGACGAGGCCGATCGCATGCTCGACATGGGCTTCATCCCGCAGGTGCGCCGCATCGTGCGCCAGACGCCACCGAAGACACATCGCCAGACGATGTTCTTCAGTGCCACCTTCACCGAAGAGGTCGTGAGTCTTTCGGATCAGTGGACGCACCATCCGGTACGGGTCGAGATCGAACCCGAGAGCGTGGCTTCGAAGGATGTCGAGCAGATCGTCTATCTGGTCGAGGCGGATCGCAAGCTCGACCTGCTGCTGAATCTCCTGCAGCAACCCGAAGCGCTCAGCGTGATGGTGTTCGCCAACCGTCGCGACCAGGTGCGCCGCCTGCACGAGCGCCTCGAGCGGGCCGGTGTCAGTTGCGGCATCCTGTCCGGCGAGGTCGCACAGCCAAAGCGCGTGAAGACGCTCGAGGCGTTCCGTGAAGGGCGCCATCGGGTGCTGGTTGCCACCGACGTGGCAGGGCGTGGCATCCACGTCGAGGGTGTCACGCACGTCGTCAACTACACGCTGCCCGAAGACCCCGACGACTACGTGCACCGCATCGGGCGTACCGGCCGCGCCGGCGCCAGCGGTACCTCGATCAGCTTTGCCTGCGAGGATGATGCGTTCCTGTTGCCGTCGATCGAGGCGCTGCTGGGGCAGAAGCTCGCCTGCGTGCATCCCGGGCCGGAACTGCTGGCCTCCCATCGTCGTCGGTAG
- a CDS encoding rod shape-determining protein, giving the protein MFKRIRGIFSNDLSIDLGTANTIIYVRDQGIVLDEPSVVAIRVHNGEKRIEAVGTEAKRMLGRTPGNITAIRPLKDGVIADFQVTEKMLQYFIAKAHQHSFIRPSPRVLVSVPCKSTQVERRAIRESAYGAGARDVRLIEEPMAAAIGAGLSVEEASGSMVVDIGGGTTEIAILSLNGVVYSDSVRIGGDRFDEAIVTYVRRTFGSLIGDATAERIKQEIGCAMPGSELREIDVRGRNLAEGVPRSFTLTSDEILEALQEPLNIIVQAVKGALEQSPPELAADIAETGIVLTGGGALLRDIDRLIARETGLPVIVAEDPLTCVARGGGKALEMMDHRRLELLSSE; this is encoded by the coding sequence ATGTTCAAGAGAATACGCGGCATTTTTTCCAACGACCTGTCGATCGATCTCGGCACCGCGAACACCATCATCTATGTACGCGATCAAGGGATCGTGCTCGACGAGCCTTCGGTGGTGGCTATCCGGGTTCACAACGGTGAGAAAAGGATCGAAGCCGTTGGCACCGAGGCCAAGCGCATGCTCGGGCGTACTCCGGGCAACATCACTGCGATTCGGCCGCTCAAGGACGGGGTGATCGCAGACTTCCAGGTGACCGAGAAGATGCTCCAGTATTTCATCGCAAAGGCTCACCAGCACAGCTTCATCCGGCCGAGTCCACGTGTACTGGTCTCCGTGCCCTGCAAGTCGACCCAGGTGGAGCGCCGCGCAATCCGTGAATCGGCCTATGGTGCCGGTGCCCGCGACGTGCGCCTGATCGAGGAGCCGATGGCGGCGGCCATTGGTGCCGGGTTGTCGGTCGAGGAGGCCAGTGGTTCGATGGTGGTCGATATCGGTGGCGGAACCACCGAGATCGCGATCCTGTCGCTGAACGGGGTGGTGTATTCGGATTCGGTGCGCATCGGGGGAGACCGCTTCGACGAGGCCATCGTGACCTATGTGCGTCGCACCTTCGGCAGCCTGATTGGTGATGCAACTGCCGAGCGCATCAAGCAGGAGATCGGTTGTGCGATGCCGGGCAGCGAGCTGCGTGAGATCGACGTGCGTGGTCGCAACCTGGCCGAGGGGGTGCCGCGCTCGTTCACGCTGACCAGTGACGAGATCCTCGAGGCGCTGCAGGAACCGCTGAACATCATCGTGCAGGCGGTCAAGGGGGCACTGGAGCAATCGCCACCGGAGCTTGCGGCCGACATCGCCGAAACCGGCATCGTGCTCACCGGTGGCGGTGCGTTGCTGCGCGATATCGACCGCCTGATCGCGCGCGAAACCGGTTTGCCGGTGATCGTTGCCGAGGATCCGCTGACCTGCGTGGCGCGCGGTGGTGGCAAGGCGCTCGAGATGATGGACCATCGGCGTCTGGAGCTCCTGTCCTCGGAATGA
- the gatB gene encoding Asp-tRNA(Asn)/Glu-tRNA(Gln) amidotransferase subunit GatB — translation MEWETVIGLEVHVQLATHTKIFSGASTRFGAPPNTQACAIDLAMPGTLPVLNAEALRMAVRFGLAIEADIAAVSVFDRKNYFYPDLPKGYQISQLDHPIVSGGHVQIDLPDGQSKIIHVTRAHLEEDAGKSLHEDFHGLSGIDLNRAGTPLLEIVSEPELRSAQEAVAYLKQIHSIVRYLGISDGNMAEGSMRCDVNISLRRPGAERLGTRTEIKNVNSFRFVEKAINTERERQAELLESGASVVQETRLYDPARNETRAMRSKEVAHDYRYFPEPDLLPVHVDAQYIEAVRATLPELPAAKAARFRGDYALTGYDASVLCASRELAAYFERVVGACGDAKASANWVMVELLGLLNRENLDIDDSRVEAEALGTLIRRIADGTISGKIAKTVFEAMWAGEGEPDAIITARGLRQLADSGAIETMVDAVLAANAAQVERYRAAEADKRVKMFGFFVGQVMRESKGKANPQQVNELLRHKLDGE, via the coding sequence ATGGAATGGGAAACGGTGATCGGGCTGGAGGTGCACGTCCAGCTCGCCACGCACACGAAGATCTTCTCCGGCGCGTCGACGCGCTTCGGCGCACCACCGAACACGCAGGCCTGCGCGATCGACCTGGCAATGCCCGGCACGCTGCCGGTATTGAACGCCGAGGCGCTGCGCATGGCGGTACGCTTCGGTCTCGCGATCGAGGCGGACATCGCTGCCGTATCGGTCTTCGACCGCAAGAACTACTTCTACCCGGACCTGCCGAAGGGCTACCAGATCAGCCAGCTCGACCACCCGATCGTCAGCGGTGGTCACGTACAGATCGACCTGCCCGACGGCCAGTCGAAGATCATCCATGTCACCCGCGCACACCTGGAGGAAGACGCCGGCAAGTCGCTGCACGAAGACTTCCATGGACTGAGCGGCATCGACCTCAATCGAGCCGGGACGCCGCTGCTCGAGATCGTCTCCGAGCCCGAACTGCGCAGCGCGCAGGAGGCGGTCGCGTATCTGAAGCAGATCCACTCGATCGTGCGCTACCTCGGCATCTCCGATGGCAACATGGCCGAAGGCTCCATGCGCTGCGACGTGAACATCTCGCTGCGCCGTCCGGGAGCGGAACGACTCGGTACGCGCACCGAAATCAAGAACGTCAACTCGTTCCGCTTCGTCGAAAAGGCGATCAACACCGAGCGGGAACGTCAGGCCGAGCTGCTTGAAAGCGGCGCCAGCGTGGTGCAGGAGACCCGCCTCTACGACCCGGCACGCAACGAGACCCGCGCGATGCGCTCGAAGGAAGTGGCGCACGACTACCGTTACTTCCCCGAACCCGACCTGCTGCCGGTGCACGTCGATGCACAGTACATCGAAGCGGTGCGTGCCACGCTGCCCGAGCTGCCGGCGGCGAAGGCCGCGCGCTTTCGCGGCGACTACGCGCTGACCGGCTACGACGCCAGCGTGCTGTGCGCCAGCCGCGAACTCGCCGCTTACTTCGAGCGCGTGGTCGGTGCCTGCGGCGACGCGAAGGCCAGCGCGAACTGGGTCATGGTCGAACTGCTCGGGCTGCTGAACCGCGAGAACCTCGACATCGACGACAGCCGTGTCGAGGCAGAGGCACTCGGGACGTTGATCCGACGCATCGCAGACGGCACGATCTCCGGCAAGATCGCGAAAACGGTGTTCGAAGCGATGTGGGCCGGCGAAGGCGAACCGGACGCAATCATCACCGCACGCGGGCTGCGCCAGCTCGCCGACAGTGGCGCGATCGAGACGATGGTCGACGCGGTGCTCGCGGCGAATGCCGCCCAGGTCGAACGCTATCGCGCCGCCGAAGCGGACAAGCGCGTGAAGATGTTCGGCTTCTTCGTCGGACAGGTGATGCGCGAGAGCAAGGGCAAGGCCAACCCGCAGCAGGTGAACGAACTGCTGCGCCACAAGCTCGACGGAGAATGA
- the gatC gene encoding Asp-tRNA(Asn)/Glu-tRNA(Gln) amidotransferase subunit GatC: MSISEQDLARVAELARIRLDEATVTEVTRRISDILAMIDQMAAVDTSGIAPMANPLDATQRLRADQITEADQRERFLAIAPLSEEGLYLVPRVIE, from the coding sequence ATGTCGATCAGTGAACAGGATCTGGCCCGCGTAGCCGAACTGGCACGCATTCGCCTCGACGAGGCAACCGTGACCGAGGTCACGCGGCGCATCAGCGACATCCTCGCGATGATCGACCAGATGGCTGCGGTGGACACCAGCGGCATCGCCCCGATGGCAAACCCGCTCGACGCCACCCAGCGCCTGCGGGCTGACCAGATCACCGAAGCCGACCAGCGCGAGCGCTTCCTCGCGATCGCCCCGCTCAGCGAGGAAGGACTCTACCTGGTGCCGCGCGTCATCGAATGA
- a CDS encoding PA4642 family protein — protein sequence MLRKEKKKVVDEVWTDERIRRFLHLLPPEGVDCDFHRLRRAYQAMRPEDFEDFIALFVAEGGRLDARGPEGQTLLDELARHRHGEPFAAILRQASHP from the coding sequence ATGCTGCGCAAGGAGAAGAAAAAGGTCGTCGACGAGGTGTGGACCGACGAGCGAATTCGCCGTTTTCTGCATCTGCTGCCGCCGGAGGGGGTCGATTGCGACTTCCACCGCCTGCGCCGTGCGTATCAGGCGATGCGCCCGGAGGATTTCGAGGACTTCATCGCACTGTTCGTCGCCGAGGGTGGCCGGCTGGATGCCCGCGGCCCGGAAGGGCAGACGCTGCTCGATGAACTCGCGCGTCACCGCCACGGCGAACCCTTCGCTGCGATCCTCCGCCAGGCATCCCACCCGTAG
- a CDS encoding PAS domain-containing protein, whose translation MTLVSAPDAPRVLLTADDPLETHLLRSLLRALPDPRPELVVAEAGTPVWNAALAHCDVCFLSFSCGVGLLVATLATIRASAPGLRIVGMLGAQARFGDRAEIVQALQAGVSEIVLLDELSLATLRELIGPPRRGEAQPGAVATLSHADTDAPTPSFDVDAVDTGLPVTLTASAGSWRITLSEQRAAFDPPTLERLGYAAGTVGNTLGDWKALIHPDDIDRLVTEVHGVLNGSAPPHPVAYRLHARDGEWVAVASGDIAVELDEQGAPRAISGQFYETTPRQPGTVAREETLAVPVATLDDPATGLCTRLATAIMRLRRDAAGAFRVVWCNPAAGRLEQRDAHLLQGLRPGEFAPPFDGFDLEDALTRVHQTGIAETREAMALGRGEQPHWRNYHLTRLDDGDVLLEAADISEHVNLRLSRRMQDEMAQYVVRALPLTALLVDEQARVVQALALAGGALGSDAEALEGRTLGELFGTVTGAECRQQIQKTLNTGRIARAAYRIDSAGGQLWLACHSSAVRGRPGMPQRALLTVQNVSEPTRELAEARLAHEQLRTAMRRIPVPLFLKDLDGRYAAINPAFGELYGVEESMLLGKTDLEVFPDELAMELHEADRRIAGADGPVIEMHLAGQGEQRGEHCWFGFTIGEPGHPLTGSGCLLIARERLPLPSLLVAEQPSPTHDPTLPGDHIGDATVSVVGRVEQVLVEAGDYADVLRRLEQLAETTMHAQALIHEVAGKAQASAAAPLTALAPLAQNIVDLERVLLPAAARLDNEFASGLPLAHCDPLVFQQVLLRGIRHARRGLANDGTLAIRLRALNCARRACISCREGFEGHHVELVIEDSGAMLSERDIRALAQRSGNDAPASSPLDDLAEIHALVHSQGGHLQIQQSLPAGNSLHVFLRAASTEQQREHDASTRTTVTRFPFVRLRDPRNSG comes from the coding sequence ATGACGCTCGTTTCCGCACCTGACGCACCGCGCGTCCTTCTCACGGCCGACGACCCGCTTGAAACACACCTGCTGCGCAGCCTGTTGCGTGCGCTGCCCGATCCGCGTCCGGAACTCGTGGTCGCCGAAGCCGGAACCCCCGTATGGAACGCCGCACTCGCGCACTGTGACGTCTGTTTCCTGTCCTTCAGTTGCGGCGTGGGGCTGCTTGTCGCCACGCTGGCGACGATCAGGGCGAGCGCACCCGGATTGCGCATCGTCGGCATGCTGGGCGCCCAGGCACGTTTCGGCGATCGCGCCGAGATCGTGCAGGCGCTGCAGGCGGGCGTCAGCGAGATCGTGTTGCTCGACGAGCTGTCACTGGCCACCCTGCGCGAGCTGATCGGCCCGCCACGGCGCGGCGAAGCGCAACCAGGTGCTGTTGCCACACTCTCCCACGCCGACACGGACGCACCAACACCCTCCTTCGACGTCGACGCAGTGGACACCGGCCTGCCGGTCACGCTGACGGCGTCGGCAGGGAGCTGGCGCATCACGCTCAGCGAGCAGCGGGCTGCATTCGACCCGCCGACGCTCGAACGCCTGGGCTACGCGGCGGGCACGGTCGGAAACACGCTCGGTGACTGGAAGGCCCTGATCCATCCGGACGACATCGATCGCCTGGTCACCGAGGTGCACGGCGTGCTGAACGGCTCGGCACCACCCCATCCGGTTGCGTATCGACTGCACGCACGCGACGGCGAATGGGTCGCCGTGGCATCCGGCGACATCGCGGTCGAACTGGACGAACAGGGCGCCCCGCGTGCGATCAGCGGGCAATTCTACGAAACCACCCCACGCCAACCCGGCACGGTCGCCCGCGAAGAGACGCTTGCCGTCCCCGTGGCGACCCTCGACGATCCCGCGACCGGGCTCTGTACCCGGCTCGCCACGGCGATCATGCGCCTGCGCCGCGATGCGGCCGGTGCGTTTCGCGTCGTGTGGTGCAACCCCGCTGCCGGCAGGCTCGAGCAGCGTGACGCACACCTGCTGCAGGGGTTACGCCCGGGGGAGTTCGCGCCGCCATTCGACGGCTTCGATCTCGAGGATGCGCTGACGCGCGTACATCAGACCGGTATCGCCGAAACGCGCGAGGCGATGGCGCTCGGTCGTGGCGAGCAACCGCATTGGCGCAACTACCACCTCACGCGGCTCGACGATGGTGACGTGCTGCTCGAAGCCGCAGACATCAGTGAACACGTGAACCTGCGCCTGTCGCGGCGCATGCAGGACGAGATGGCACAGTACGTCGTGCGTGCACTGCCGCTGACCGCACTGCTGGTCGATGAGCAAGCGCGCGTGGTCCAGGCGCTGGCGCTGGCCGGCGGCGCACTGGGCAGCGATGCCGAGGCGCTCGAGGGCCGCACGCTCGGCGAACTGTTCGGCACCGTCACCGGCGCCGAGTGCCGGCAACAGATCCAGAAGACGCTGAATACCGGACGCATCGCCCGCGCGGCCTACCGGATCGATTCCGCCGGCGGCCAACTGTGGCTGGCCTGCCACTCTTCGGCCGTACGGGGCCGCCCGGGCATGCCGCAGCGCGCGCTGCTCACGGTGCAGAACGTCAGCGAACCGACACGCGAGCTGGCCGAGGCGCGTCTCGCACACGAACAGTTGCGCACGGCGATGCGCCGCATTCCGGTGCCACTGTTCCTGAAGGATCTGGACGGCCGCTACGCTGCGATCAACCCGGCGTTCGGCGAGCTCTACGGAGTCGAGGAGAGCATGCTGCTCGGCAAGACCGACCTGGAGGTGTTCCCTGACGAGCTTGCGATGGAGCTGCACGAAGCCGACCGACGCATCGCCGGTGCCGATGGCCCGGTGATCGAGATGCACCTGGCCGGCCAGGGCGAGCAGCGCGGCGAGCATTGCTGGTTCGGCTTCACGATCGGCGAACCCGGCCACCCGCTCACCGGCAGCGGCTGTCTTCTGATCGCACGCGAGCGGCTGCCGCTGCCGTCCCTTCTCGTGGCGGAGCAGCCATCGCCCACGCACGACCCGACATTGCCAGGCGACCACATCGGTGATGCAACCGTGTCGGTAGTCGGGCGTGTCGAACAGGTACTGGTCGAAGCCGGCGACTACGCCGACGTATTGCGCCGGCTGGAACAGCTTGCAGAAACCACGATGCATGCGCAGGCACTGATCCACGAAGTGGCCGGCAAGGCGCAGGCGTCTGCCGCCGCGCCATTGACTGCGCTGGCGCCTCTGGCACAGAACATCGTCGATCTGGAGCGCGTCCTGCTGCCGGCAGCGGCGCGGCTCGACAACGAATTCGCGTCCGGACTGCCGCTGGCACACTGCGATCCGCTGGTATTCCAGCAGGTGCTGCTGCGCGGCATCCGGCATGCACGTCGCGGCCTGGCCAATGACGGCACGCTGGCGATCCGGCTGCGCGCGCTGAACTGCGCGCGCCGCGCCTGCATATCGTGCCGCGAGGGTTTCGAGGGGCATCACGTCGAACTGGTGATCGAGGACAGCGGCGCCATGCTGAGCGAGCGCGACATCCGCGCACTCGCGCAAAGAAGTGGCAACGATGCCCCGGCCAGCAGCCCGCTCGACGACCTCGCGGAGATCCATGCGCTGGTACACAGCCAGGGCGGACATCTGCAGATCCAGCAGAGCCTGCCAGCCGGCAACTCGCTGCACGTCTTCCTGCGTGCGGCAAGCACAGAACAGCAGCGCGAACACGACGCCAGTACCCGCACCACCGTCACACGCTTTCCGTTCGTACGCCTGCGCGATCCGCGCAACTCGGGCTGA